GCGGTCCAACAGTTTCCGTTCGTTGGAAAACACTTTGCGTCTGAACTCTGGCTTCGGACCGAAGTTCAATAACAGCCCGACTTCGATTTCTGTGGCTTTCAGGTAATTGATGAGCTGAGCTTCGTGGGCCGGAGCAAGCGCCTCTGCCGCCTTCACCTCAATGATGACAGCCGGATCAACAATCAAGTCGGCATAGTAGTCCCCAACCTCTACTCCGTCGTAATAGACCTTGA
This genomic stretch from Blastocatellia bacterium harbors:
- a CDS encoding GxxExxY protein, which translates into the protein MRPDLKHETLTEQIIKVFYKVYNILGYGFLEKVYENALAIELRRLGWSVLQQAPIKVYYDGVEVGDYYADLIVDPAVIIEVKAAEALAPAHEAQLINYLKATEIEVGLLLNFGPKPEFRRKVFSNERKLLDRG